The following coding sequences lie in one Musa acuminata AAA Group cultivar baxijiao chromosome BXJ1-8, Cavendish_Baxijiao_AAA, whole genome shotgun sequence genomic window:
- the LOC103994101 gene encoding anthocyanidin reductase ((2S)-flavan-3-ol-forming) → MASQEQKTACVTGGNGFVASTLVKQLLEKGYAVNVTVRDPENASKVGRLKQLRSLGRLTVFRADLSEEGSFDAAVSGCHYVFLVAAPVNMAAEDAENELIKPAIQGTLNLLRSCVKAKTVERVVLTSSAASVSINELKGTGMVLDEEAWSDLTYLTSKKPPSWGYAVSKVLAEKEASKFALENGIDLVTMIPALTIGPALGAEVNLSLMLGVSLLSGNEELIDGFRIMQTLSGSISFTHVEDICRAHIFVAETESASGRYICCSINTSLPELAKFLSERYPRYKVPTDFSDLPEKPKLMLSSEKLIKAGFEFKYKQLEDIYDDTVQFAEAVGLLQPKSKGSHHQTTTGKGA, encoded by the exons ATGGCGAGCCAGGAACAGAAGACTGCCTGCGTCACCGGCGGCAATGGGTTCGTCGCGTCGACGCTCGTCAAGCAGTTGCTGGAGAAGGGCTACGCTGTCAACGTCACCGTCAGGGATCCAG AGAATGCGTCCAAGGTTGGTCGCCTGAAGCAGCTGCGGAGTCTCGGCAGGTTGACCGTTTTCCGAGCGGATCTGTCGGAGGAGGGCAGCTTCGATGCGGCGGTGAGCGGCTGCCACTACGTCTTCCTCGTCGCAGCTCCGGTGAACATGGCGGCCGAGGACGCTGAG AATGAGCTGATCAAACCGGCGATCCAAGGAACCCTGAACTTGTTGAGATCGTGCGTCAAGGCCAAGACGGTCGAGCGCGTCGTCCTGACGTCGTCGGCGGCCAGCGTCTCCATCAACGAGCTCAAAGGAACTGGTATGGTGTTGGATGAGGAGGCCTGGTCGGACCTCACATACTTAACGTCCAAGAAACCCCCTAGTTGG GGATATGCGGTCTCCAAGGTGCTGGCGGAGAAGGAAGCATCCAAGTTTGCACTAGAGAACGGCATAGATCTCGTGACGATGATCCCAGCCCTGACGATTGGCCCTGCGCTGGGCGCAGAGGTTAATCTGAGCTTAATGCTCGGCGTGTCTTTGCTATCAG GCAACGAAGAGCTGATCGACGGCTTCAGAATCATGCAAACCCTCTCCGGTTCCATCTCGTTCACCCACGTCGAGGACATTTGCAGGGCTCACATCTTTGTTGCGGAGACCGAATCGGCTTCCGGCCGCTACATCTGCTGCTCCATCAACACGAGTCTCCCGGAGCTTGCCAAGTTCCTCTCAGAACGATACCCTCGGTACAAGGTCCCTACAGA CTTCTCTGACTTGCCCGAGAAGCCCAAGCTGATGCTGTCTTCGGAGAAGCTCATCAAAGCTGGTTTTGAGTTCAAGTACAAGCAACTGGAAGACATCTACGACGATACTGTTCAGTTTGCAGAGGCTGTAGGACTGCTGCAGCCGAAGTCGAAAGGGTCTCATCATCAAACCACAACTGGGAAGGGAG
- the LOC135680525 gene encoding uclacyanin 1-like, with protein sequence MAIPRAIVAVAVMAAIAGLANATNFDVSWDLSTNYTQWVSDKTFRAGDTLTFSYTSSHDVVEVRSSAYATCNATSPVSKSATGNTLVALGAPGKRYFICGIAGHCSRGMKIEIDVVTASSPPPGASPSPSVSPAAPTPPASSPPAPSTAPPSRTRTTAKVALGVVLMVLAL encoded by the exons ATGGCCATTCCGAGAGCCATAGTAGCAGTTGCAGTCATGGCAGCCATCGCTGGGCTTGCAAACGCCACGAACTTCGACGTCAGCTGGGATCTCAGCACGAACTACACACAGTGGGTTTCCGACAAGACTTTTCGCGCCGGCGACACCTTAA CGTTCAGCTACACGTCGAGCCACGACGTGGTAGAGGTCAGGAGCTCCGCCTACGCCACCTGCAACGCGACCAGTCCGGTGTCGAAGAGCGCCACGGGCAACACCCTCGTGGCTCTAGGCGCCCCCGGAAAGCGGTACTTCATTTGTGGGATCGCCGGCCACTGCAGCAGGGGCATGAAGATCGAGATCGACGTGGTAACCGCGAGCTCACCGCCTCCCGGAGCCTCTCCCTCGCCCAGCGTCTCGCCGGCTGCTCCGACACCGCCGGCTTCGTCCCCGCCCGCCCCTAGCACCGCGCCACCCAGCAGGACTCGCACGACGGCGAAGGTTGCTCTGGGAGTCGTGCTGATGGTCTTGGCCCTCTGA